From a single Sorghum bicolor cultivar BTx623 chromosome 5, Sorghum_bicolor_NCBIv3, whole genome shotgun sequence genomic region:
- the LOC110429513 gene encoding uncharacterized protein LOC110429513, whose product MPSLVRAFVRMIDDCEDTCDKLLDNSQCGCEYCTTSGNGGDDNHSVVLKGLSEATDLELISSPELFIFKMDLRLCPTFSKLKTLFLNECWCMPDDFTPLACILEHSPVLEELTLELFCESSEYEVEMEGRFSVERPTTISKHLNIVEVKCQDVDKRVLKVLKFLCTFNIRFSF is encoded by the exons ATGCCATCATTAGTGCGGGCATTTGTCCGAATGATTGATGATTGTGAGGATACTTGTGACAAACTACTGGATAACTCACAGTGTGGTTGTGAGTATTGCACAACTTCTGGTAATGGCGGTGATGATAACCATAGTGTGGTTCTAAAAGGTTTATCAGAAGCTACGGATTTGGAGTTGATTTCTTCACCAGAATTG TTTATCTTCAAAATGGATTTGAGACTGTGCCCTACATTTAGCAAATTAAAGACTCTGTTTCTCAATGAGTGCTGGTGTATGCCTGATGACTTCACTCCGTTAGCTTGTATCCTTGAACACTCACCAGTTCTAGAGGAGCTCACACTTGAGCTATTTTGTGAG AGTTCTGAGTATGAAGTGGAAATGGAAGGAAGATTTAGTGTGGAGCGACCAACTACAATTTCAAAACATCTTAACATTGTTGAAGTCAAGTGTCAAGATGTTGATAAGAGAGTTCTCAAAGTTTTAAAGTTCCTGTGTACCTTTAACATAC GTTTCAGTTTTTAA